DNA sequence from the Leptospira limi genome:
GAACAACTATGATCTCCTTTTGGTAGACCTAATTCTGCCAGATGGAAGCGGAATTGATTTAGTAAGAGAAATTCGAAAAATCAATTCCCATATACCTATAATCGTTGTGTCTTCTGAATCAGAAAGCAAATCGATCATTGAAGTGATGAAGGAAAATGTGCAGGATTACCTGATCAAACCTGTCCTTCCGAAAGAACTTTCTAAAAAAATTGAATATCATCTTTCTAAAAGGTCATTTGATTACCAAAAATCCATTTTAGAAAAAGAGAAAATCATTTCTCTTGAGAAACTCCTGGATTGGTATAGTTTTAAGAATCGTTCCTTGGAAAAACGTGAATTCAATTCTCAGGAGTTACATAAAAATTTATTCCATGTTTTGCGAGCTAGTTTATCCCAAGGAGCTGGGTTCGGAATTTTAGTTCAAATCATTGATATCATCAAAGGAATGCAACAAACTGAAACTGGAGATTATATCTTAGAAAAAGAAGTTTTATCCATTCTAGAGGAAAATGCGGATTATTCAAAAAAAGTCTTAAATACATTTACTGAAATAGAAAATATTATTTTTGATCGAGTAGAGGTAGAGGAGGTAACTCTTCCAAGCTTATGGCAAGAGATTGTCGCCCTGTCAAAAGAACTGTATCCATTTACTCAAATTAAACACCAAAGATTAATATTGTCAGATATTGAGACTATGAAAATTGACACAAAGAAAATTCATTGGAATCCAGTCTATTTTCGAAAGGTATTTCGCGAGTTATTAATTAACGCATTGAAATTTTCAAAAGAATCTACTTCGATTTTTGTAATATTAAACTTAAAACAAGAAGATTTTTCAATTTCTGTGATTAATATTGTTGGTGAAGACTTGAATATAGGAGAAGGAATTCCGAATGAGTATTTAGAACTTATTTTTGAGCCTTTCTTTCGATTAACAAAGAATCTATATGAACGGTATGAAACATTTGATTTTGGAATCGGGCTCTCTCTAGTGAAAGAAACCATACAGAAGTTTGGTGGTTCAGTCCTTGTATCAAATATATTTGATCATTTAGGAGAGAAAGTGGAACCTAAGGTCGAGTTTAAAATCACACTCCCTTATTCTTCCTCTTTGAAGTGAAGGAACCCTTTGGTTTTGGGCACGTAGGTTTTTCCCTTTCTTAGAAATTTTGTTCCAGATTTTCCTTTTTCAAATCTACCGATCATCGTCACAGGAATGGATTCAATTTGGTTTGGTAGGATGTCTGGTGATAAAAACAAAAGTTCCAATTCTTCCCCTGAACCAAGGCAAAAATCCACTCCTATCTTTTCTACAGCAAACGGGTGTAAGGGGACGGATTCCACTTGGATTGTAAGTTTTCCTTTGGAAGCAAGTGCTAACCTTTCTGCATCTTGGATGAGTCCATCTGTGATGTCCATACAAGCGTGGATTCGAACCTTTGAGAGTGGTTTTTGTAGGATCTGTTTGGATTTTGGCAAAAGGTGTTTTTCAATGGCCAGTTTAAAATCTTTCCCCTTCCAATTCTTTTTTAAAGAATGATACCCGAGTAGGCTTTGGCCTAAATCCCCGGTGACATAGAGGTAATCGCCTGGTTTTCCACCCGATCGAAGCCATGGTTTTTTGACCGTACCTACCACTGTCAGTGTCAATTGGGTTGTGGGGGAGGAAAAGGTATCGCCACCAGCGAGTTTCATTCCATATTGGTGGAGGGAAACCCTCAGAGCTTTGGCAAACCTCCTGACCCAATCTTGTTTTCGAGAGGTAGGGGAAAGGCCCAGGTTTAAAAAACACTCTTTAGGAACACCACCCGATGCTGTGATGTCCGAGACATTCACTTCTACCAGTTTTCCTGCTAGGATTTCGGGGCTTGACCATTCATGGAGGAAGTGGGTTCCTTCGGAAAGGGAATCGGTGGTGACAAGACGGTTTGGCGCCAAATAATAACAATCGTCCTCAGGTGGAGGGGTTGTTCCAAAAAGGGTTCGGATGATATCTGATTCTTTCAAAGCTTCGTTTCCAATAAATTTGTTTGACCCACTGTGAAAACCGAAAATCCTGACATAAAAGAGGAAAATCTCGTACTTATGGAACTATTGTCTAAAGCCCACAAGACCCCTTCTATCGCAAAAGAAGCCGTACAAAAACAGTGGTTTGTTGTGGACGCAACTGATAAGACTCTCGGAAGATTGGCAAGTCAAGTCGCTTCCCGACTTCGCGGAAAACACAAATCTACATTCACACCGAACCAAGATTGTGGAGATAACATCATCATCGTTAATGCTTCTAAAGTGGCTGTAACAGGTCGCAAAAGAGAACAAAAAATATACTACCACCACTCCCGTTACCCAGGTGGTATGACTGCGATCGCTTTCCACAAACTCATCCAAGAGAACCCAGAAAGAGTGATCATGGAAGCAGTGAAAGGAATGTTACCTAAATCAAAATTAGGTGACCAAATGTTAAAAAATTGCCGTGTGTTCGCAGGCAATGACCACAACCTAGGAGCTCAAAAGCCCCTAAAACTGGAGTTGAAATAATATGGCGCAAAAAGCAGTTTGGGCAGTTGGCCGACGCAAAACATCTGTTGCACGAGCAAAAATCGCTTCTGGAACTGGAAAAATCACAGTAAACCATAAAGATGTAAAAGATTACATTAAAAACGGGGAACACTTAGTTCGCCGTGCACTTGAGCCTCTACTTGTTTTAGATGCTCGTGATAAATATGATATCGCACTCAACGTATCTGGTGGTGGAGTGATTGGACAAGTAGGAGCAATTCGTCACGCAGTGGCTCGTGCTCTTGTTGCTTTCAATGAATCACTCAAACCTACTTTGAAAAAAGAAGGTTTCCTCACTCGAGATAGTCGTATGGTAGAACGTAAAAAATACGGTCTCCACAAAGCACGTCGAGGAACTCAGTTCTCAAAACGTTAATCGGAAATTTCCTCTTTTTTTTTCCGATAGAGAAGCCTCCTTTGGGAGGCTTTTTTTTTCACTTAGGACAACAAATCCACCCATGAACCAA
Encoded proteins:
- a CDS encoding ATP-binding response regulator → MQILSKILIVEDDPTTALLYQGALRPIGCDFFVFSGIKPVLHQLEIEGLNNYDLLLVDLILPDGSGIDLVREIRKINSHIPIIVVSSESESKSIIEVMKENVQDYLIKPVLPKELSKKIEYHLSKRSFDYQKSILEKEKIISLEKLLDWYSFKNRSLEKREFNSQELHKNLFHVLRASLSQGAGFGILVQIIDIIKGMQQTETGDYILEKEVLSILEENADYSKKVLNTFTEIENIIFDRVEVEEVTLPSLWQEIVALSKELYPFTQIKHQRLILSDIETMKIDTKKIHWNPVYFRKVFRELLINALKFSKESTSIFVILNLKQEDFSISVINIVGEDLNIGEGIPNEYLELIFEPFFRLTKNLYERYETFDFGIGLSLVKETIQKFGGSVLVSNIFDHLGEKVEPKVEFKITLPYSSSLK
- the thiL gene encoding thiamine-phosphate kinase encodes the protein MKESDIIRTLFGTTPPPEDDCYYLAPNRLVTTDSLSEGTHFLHEWSSPEILAGKLVEVNVSDITASGGVPKECFLNLGLSPTSRKQDWVRRFAKALRVSLHQYGMKLAGGDTFSSPTTQLTLTVVGTVKKPWLRSGGKPGDYLYVTGDLGQSLLGYHSLKKNWKGKDFKLAIEKHLLPKSKQILQKPLSKVRIHACMDITDGLIQDAERLALASKGKLTIQVESVPLHPFAVEKIGVDFCLGSGEELELLFLSPDILPNQIESIPVTMIGRFEKGKSGTKFLRKGKTYVPKTKGFLHFKEEE
- the rplM gene encoding 50S ribosomal protein L13, translated to MELLSKAHKTPSIAKEAVQKQWFVVDATDKTLGRLASQVASRLRGKHKSTFTPNQDCGDNIIIVNASKVAVTGRKREQKIYYHHSRYPGGMTAIAFHKLIQENPERVIMEAVKGMLPKSKLGDQMLKNCRVFAGNDHNLGAQKPLKLELK
- the rpsI gene encoding 30S ribosomal protein S9 — encoded protein: MAQKAVWAVGRRKTSVARAKIASGTGKITVNHKDVKDYIKNGEHLVRRALEPLLVLDARDKYDIALNVSGGGVIGQVGAIRHAVARALVAFNESLKPTLKKEGFLTRDSRMVERKKYGLHKARRGTQFSKR